The proteins below come from a single Ochotona princeps isolate mOchPri1 chromosome 6, mOchPri1.hap1, whole genome shotgun sequence genomic window:
- the LOC101517127 gene encoding cytochrome c oxidase assembly factor 5-like: MPRYYEDKPEGGACSGVKEDLGACLLQSACVLQEGKSPGQCLKDGHCQALKYSFFECKRSMLEDRSRFRGRKGY; the protein is encoded by the coding sequence ATGCCCCGCTATTATGAGGACAAGCCCGAGGGCGGCGCGTGCTCGGGTGTGAAGGAGGACCTGGGCGCGTGCCTGCTGCAGTCGGCCTGCGTGCTGCAGGAAGGAAAGTCGCCTGGGCAGTGTTTGAAGGACGGCCACTGCCAAGCGTTGAAGTACTCCTTCTTTGAGTGTAAAAGATCAATGCTGGAAGACAGGTCAAGATTCAGAGGAAGAAAAGGATATTGA